One stretch of Mus pahari chromosome 15, PAHARI_EIJ_v1.1, whole genome shotgun sequence DNA includes these proteins:
- the Gjd4 gene encoding gap junction delta-4 protein produces MEKLNLLGFLIITLNCNMTVMGMIWLIVTVLLRMLVVVLAGSPIYEDEQERFICNTLQPGCANVCYDLFSPVSPLRFWLVQSLALLLPSIIFGTYTLHLGAKLAAGGACRPQVPDLSTAYLVHLLLRMLLEAGLASLHYFLFGFFVPTSVSCSHVPCSGAVDCYVSRPTEKSLLVLFFWAVSALSFLLSLADLLWILPRRTLRTTQWMNGEARSVCEVPAPPPCLLQNPQGYLSQGQVDQEDRQEEQVVPEFPCMWTAGQGNNSNAGQVSVSGLLEHSDQDVSEAPSSAGDRLTVAHTAYELRSHRDTSLDLGGKNTQSDELSLATQSHLARQASASQPQAPGRLTTSGSTPHLRTQKSEWV; encoded by the exons ATGGAGAAGTTGAACTTGTTGGGATTCCTCATCATCACCTTAAACTGTAACATGACCGTCATGG GCATGATCTGGCTGATCGTGACGGTCTTGCTGAGGATGCTAGTGGTGGTCTTGGCAGGGTCACCTATCTATGAGGATGAACAAGAGAGGTTTATTTGCAACACACTCCAACCAGGATGTGCCAACGTTTGCTACGACCTCTTTTCCCCAGTGTCACCACTGCGGTTCTGGCTAGTGCAGAGCCTggccctgcttctgccttcaatCATCTTTGGCACTTACACCCTACACCTCGGTGCGAAGCTGGCTGCAGGGGGAGCCTGCAGGCCCCAGGTGCCCGACCTGTCAACTGCCTACCTGGTGCACCTACTGCTGCGCATGCTGCTGGAGGCTGGGCTGGCTTCCCTGCACTActttctctttggcttttttGTGCCCACCAGCGTGTCTTGCTCGCATGTACCCTGCTCAGGGGCTGTGGACTGCTACGTGTCGCGGCCCACGGAGAAGTCCCTCCTGGTACTATTCTTTTGGGCAGTGAGTGCGCTATCCTTCCTGCTCAGCTTGGCTGACCTGCTTTGGATCCTGCCGAGGAGGACACTGAGGACCACGCAGTGGATGAATGGAGAGGCTAGATCAGTCTGTGAAGTACCTGCACCTCCCCCTTGCCTCTTACAAAACCCCCAGGGCTATCTTAGCCAAGGTCAGGTAGACCAggaggacagacaggaggagCAAGTTGTGCCTGAATTCCCCTGCATGTGGACAGCAGGGCAGGGCAACAATAGCAATGCTGGTCAGGTCAGTGTGTCAGGGCTGCTGGAGCACTCAGACCAAGATGTTAGCGAGGCCCCTTCCTCAGCTGGTGACAGGCTGACAGTGGCTCACACAGCATATGAGCTCAGATCCCATAGAGACACTTCACTGGACCTGGGGGGCAAAAACACCCAGTCCGATGAGCTCTCCTTGGCTACCCAGAGCCACCTGGCCAGACAGGCTTCAGCCAGCCAGCCTCAAGCTCCAGGCCGACTGACCACCTCAGGCAGTACTCCCCATCTGAGAACCCAAAAGTCTGAGTGGGTGTGA